Proteins encoded together in one Salmo trutta chromosome 3, fSalTru1.1, whole genome shotgun sequence window:
- the LOC115178514 gene encoding protein rapunzel, producing MASPLEKVVAQKKEAIEAVMESFERGAEVLASAVGEIFPLCVAAAPVLRLALDNVQSKEVFYVKEQFLAVRNKLDVLSTQLEDIDCEIKKGRLDSQYFSVEENIRNQFRKYMGILEAKPQFQEVKKMLFLEHFSKTGGEKNLYVLYDALMGTNSFGESILEVVERYEARNRRILEDFCVRMKEIFCLGLIALLGHCALTKGPDEEQETIHVWSRKIEEVELKMKACIEACVAAFPEQACLDAQRLLQEKEERNLQDTAQEVQEFLTRKYDWVSWSVRVVNHSGSSYRNWRAGDHFQHMAGQNWFEMLQVNDTNLVVSYSTSPQPVPRDCIRQLMEGPGKKGDAQSVVGVLEKQLAGFVVHAVSHHKQSEANWSFPEDCHYWERHKNVALCVHSE from the exons ATGGCAAGTCCTCTGGAGAAGGTGGTGGCCCAGAAGAAAGAGGCCATCGAGGCTGTGATGGAGAGTTTTGAGCGAGGGGCTGAGGTGTTGGCCAGCGCAGTAGGCGAGATATTCCCTCTCTGTGTGGCAGCCGCCCCTGTCCTACGACTAGCCCTGGACAACGTGCAGAGCAAAGAGGTCTTCTATGTCAAAGAGCAGTTCCTGGCCGTGAGGAACAAGCTGGACGTACTGTCCACCCAGCTGGAGGACATTGATTGTGAGATTAAGAAGGGCAGGCTGGATTCCCAGTACTTCTCGGTGGAGGAGAACATCAGGAACCAGTTCCGGAAATATATGGGCATTCTGGAGGCCAAGCCACAGTTTCAGGAGGTCAAGAAGATGCTGTTTCTGGAGCACTTCTCCAAGACCGGAGGGGAGAAGAACCTGTATGTGCTGTATGATGCTCTGATGGGCACCAACAGCTTTGGGGAGTCCATCTTGGAGGTGGTGGAGAG GTATGAGGCGAGGAACAGGCGCATACTGGAGGACTTCTGTGTGAGGATGAAGGAGATCTTCTGCCTGGGCCTGATTGCCCTGCTGGGCCACTGTGCCCTCACCAAGGGCCCCGATGAGGAGCAGGAAACCATCCACGTCTGGAGCAGAAAAATCGAGGAAGTGGAATTAAAGATGAAGGCATGCATCGAGGCCTGCGTAGCAGCCTTCCCTGAACAGGCCTGCCTTGACGCCCAGCGTCTTCTCCAGGAAAAAGAGGAACGCAATCTTCAGGACACGGCTCAGGAAGTACAGGAATTTCTCACCAGGAAGTACGACTGGGTGAGCTGGTCGGTCCGAGTGGTCAACCACTCTGGCAGCAGCTATCGGAACTGGCGTGCCGGGGACCACTTCCAACACATGGCCGGTCAGAATTGGTTTGAGATGCTGCAGGTGAACGATACCAACCTGGTGGTTTCCTACAGCACCAGTCCCCAACCGGTGCCCCGCGACTGCATCCGGCAACTGATGGAGGGCCCGGGGAAGAAGGGTGATGCCCAGTCTGTGGTGGGGGTCCTGGAGAAGCAGCTGGCAGGGTTTGTGGTGCATGCTGTCAGTCACCATAAGCAGAGTGAGGCCAACTGGAGCTTCCCTGAGGACTGTCACTACTGGGAGAGGCACAAGAACGTGGCGCTGTGCGTACACTCAGAGTGA